Genomic window (Musa acuminata AAA Group cultivar baxijiao chromosome BXJ1-9, Cavendish_Baxijiao_AAA, whole genome shotgun sequence):
CTCTTTCCACCGACCCCGTCCTCCGTCTCCACCATGCACTTCAATATCTCCAAAGTCCTCGACCACCGCAAGGACATCTCCAACTTTGTTGACCACCGCAAGGACATCAGCACCGAGAAGGAGGCTCTCGCTAACCTCCTCGCTTCCTCCGGCGATCACTTCCCTGGCTCGGACTTCCACCCTGCCGACCGCAAGACCTGGATGTCGGAGCTCGGCCCCGACCGGCTCAGGATCAACCAGATCGTCTGGCCCGGCACCCACGACTCCGCCACCAATGACATCGGCGTCCCGCTGGTCACCCGCCCCTTCGCGGAGTGCCAGACCCGCTCCATCTACGACCAGCTCGTCCTTGGCACCCGCGTCCTCGACGTGCGCGTTGAGAAGGGACGACACATCTGCCACGGCATCCTCCGGTCGTACAGCGTTGACGTCGTCCTCGACGGCGTCAAGCGCTTCCTCTCCGAGGCCGAGTCTGAGATCGTCATCCTCGAGATCCGCACCGAGTACGGCCACGAAGACCCGCCGGAGTTCGACAAGTACCTCGTGGATCAGCTCGGCGACCTGCTGATACACCATGACGACGCTGTGTTCGGCAAGACGGTGGCCGAGGTGCTGCCCAAGCGAATCATATGCGTGTGGAAGCCGAGGAACTCTCCGGCGCCCGCCGCCGGGAGCCCGCTGTGGAGCGCAGGTTACCTCAGGGACAACTGGATCGACACCGACCTGCCGAAGACCAAGTTCGACAGCAACATGAAGCACTTGGGCGAGCAGCCGCCGTCGGCCGCGAGGAAGTACTTCTACCGGGTGGAGCACACCGTGACGCCCAAGCCCGAAAATCCGGTGGTCAAGATGGTGGACAACGAAATCCGGCCGTTCGCGCGGCTGTTCATCGCGCAGACCTTCGCGCAAGGGTTCGCAGATCGGCTGCAAGTCTTCTCGACCGACTTCATCGATGAGGATTTCGTGGATGCGTGTGCAGGGATGACCCAAGCGAGGGTAGAAGGCCAAGGCATAAGCTGAAGAGGGTTTACGTACTCTACTCACCTTATCCGATTACGTTATAAATGCATGTCTTAATTTCCTGCATATTTTCTCAAGATGTT
Coding sequences:
- the LOC103998544 gene encoding uncharacterized protein LOC103998544; translated protein: MHFNISKVLDHRKDISNFVDHRKDISTEKEALANLLASSGDHFPGSDFHPADRKTWMSELGPDRLRINQIVWPGTHDSATNDIGVPLVTRPFAECQTRSIYDQLVLGTRVLDVRVEKGRHICHGILRSYSVDVVLDGVKRFLSEAESEIVILEIRTEYGHEDPPEFDKYLVDQLGDLLIHHDDAVFGKTVAEVLPKRIICVWKPRNSPAPAAGSPLWSAGYLRDNWIDTDLPKTKFDSNMKHLGEQPPSAARKYFYRVEHTVTPKPENPVVKMVDNEIRPFARLFIAQTFAQGFADRLQVFSTDFIDEDFVDACAGMTQARVEGQGIS